The Comamonas sp. GB3 AK4-5 genome includes a region encoding these proteins:
- the hisD gene encoding histidinol dehydrogenase yields the protein MEFVAAPAHLSTADAQFEHDFAQRLHWSADQDAAIEQRVADILADVQKRGDAAVLEYTARFDGLTVDSMAALELSQAELKAAFDSLPTEQREALESAARRVKSYHEAQKKACGESWSYRDEDGSLLGQKVTPLDRVGIYVPGGKAAYPSSVLMNAIPAHVAGVQDIIMVVPTPQGAKNPLVLAAAYVAGVHRAFTIGGAQAVAALAYGTATVPKVDKITGPGNAYVASAKKRVFGQVGIDMIAGPSEILVLADGTTPAEWVAMDLFSQAEHDELAQSILLCPDAAYIVAVQREIDRLLPEMPRKAIIAKSLTDRGALILTRDMEEACAISNRIAPEHLEVSSRDPHKWEPLLKHAGAIFLGAYTSESLGDYCAGPNHVLPTSGTARFSSPLGVYDFQKRSSLIEVSEAGAQILGKTAAVLAYGEGLQGHARAAEMRLK from the coding sequence ATGGAATTCGTAGCTGCTCCCGCCCACCTGTCAACCGCTGATGCCCAATTCGAGCATGATTTTGCGCAGCGTCTGCATTGGTCGGCGGACCAGGATGCAGCCATCGAACAGCGCGTGGCCGACATCCTGGCCGATGTGCAAAAGCGCGGCGATGCCGCCGTGCTGGAATACACGGCCCGTTTTGACGGTTTGACGGTGGACAGCATGGCGGCGCTGGAGCTGAGCCAGGCCGAACTCAAGGCCGCTTTCGACAGCCTGCCCACCGAGCAGCGCGAGGCCCTGGAGTCGGCGGCCCGCCGGGTGAAGAGCTACCACGAAGCCCAGAAAAAAGCCTGCGGCGAAAGCTGGAGTTACCGCGATGAAGACGGCAGCCTGCTGGGCCAGAAGGTCACGCCGCTGGACCGCGTGGGCATTTATGTGCCCGGCGGCAAGGCGGCCTATCCCAGCAGCGTGTTGATGAATGCCATTCCCGCCCATGTGGCTGGTGTGCAGGACATCATCATGGTCGTGCCCACGCCCCAGGGCGCCAAGAACCCGCTGGTGCTGGCCGCCGCCTATGTGGCCGGCGTGCACCGCGCCTTCACCATTGGTGGCGCCCAGGCTGTGGCCGCGCTGGCCTACGGCACGGCCACCGTGCCCAAAGTGGACAAGATCACCGGCCCCGGCAACGCCTATGTGGCCAGCGCCAAAAAGCGTGTGTTTGGCCAGGTGGGCATCGACATGATTGCCGGCCCCAGCGAAATCCTGGTGCTGGCCGATGGCACGACGCCGGCGGAATGGGTGGCCATGGACTTGTTCAGCCAGGCCGAGCATGACGAGCTGGCCCAGTCGATTTTGCTGTGCCCGGACGCGGCCTATATCGTCGCCGTGCAACGCGAAATCGACCGCCTGCTGCCCGAGATGCCGCGCAAGGCCATCATCGCCAAAAGCCTGACCGACCGTGGCGCGCTGATCCTCACGCGCGACATGGAAGAGGCCTGCGCCATCAGCAACCGCATTGCCCCCGAGCACCTGGAAGTCTCCAGCCGCGACCCCCACAAGTGGGAGCCGCTGCTCAAGCATGCCGGCGCCATCTTTTTGGGCGCCTACACCTCGGAAAGCCTGGGCGACTACTGCGCCGGCCCCAACCATGTGCTGCCCACCAGCGGCACGGCGCGTTTTAGCTCGCCACTGGGCGTGTACGACTTCCAAAAGCGCAGCAGCCTGATCGAGGTCAGCGAAGCCGGTGCGCAAATCCTGGGCAAGACCGCTGCCGTGCTGGCCTATGGCGAAGGCCTGCAAGGCCATGCCCGTGCCGCCGAGATGCGCCTGAAGTAA
- a CDS encoding DUF2917 domain-containing protein, producing MYQDRLLPAAAPCAYFTPPPPPPWRTQALAADAPVQRLRVPKRCMAVLESLHGAVWLTMAGTLDDHFLAPGQRRYCPGPALLFVGTQGQEAATVRWVLLHPGQHGPA from the coding sequence ATGTACCAAGACCGCCTCTTGCCCGCTGCTGCACCATGCGCCTATTTCACGCCCCCGCCACCACCGCCCTGGCGCACACAGGCGCTGGCTGCGGACGCGCCGGTCCAACGCCTGCGCGTTCCCAAGCGCTGCATGGCCGTGCTGGAAAGCCTGCACGGCGCTGTGTGGTTGACCATGGCCGGCACCTTGGATGACCACTTTCTGGCACCAGGACAACGCCGCTACTGCCCCGGCCCTGCCCTGCTTTTTGTAGGTACCCAGGGACAGGAAGCGGCCACCGTGCGCTGGGTGCTACTCCACCCGGGCCAGCATGGGCCGGCATAA
- the murA gene encoding UDP-N-acetylglucosamine 1-carboxyvinyltransferase has translation MDKLKIHGGRPLQGEVTISGAKNAALPEMCAALLTNEPVHLHNVPRLHDVATMRRLLDNMGVQTETHGERGGMSFVAPDSLNPEAPYELVKTMRASVLALGPLLARFGHAKVSLPGGCAIGSRPVDQHIKGLQAMGAIITVENGYMHASLPAGQTRLKGARITTDMVTVTGTENFLMAAALADGETVLENAAMEPEITDLAEMLIKMGAKITGHGTSHIVIQGVDKLHGCTHQVVADRIEAGTFLCAVAAAGGQALLHHARADHLGAVIDKLKDAGVQVEPVEDGLKVASNGPLKAQSFRTTEYPGFPTDMQAQFMALNLVAQGSSVVTETIFENRFMHVNEMLRLGANITVDGRVAHLEGGKRLTGATVMATDLRASASLVIAGLVAEGETLVDRIYHLDRGYDRMEDKLRALGADIERVTQ, from the coding sequence ATGGACAAACTCAAGATTCACGGTGGCCGCCCGCTGCAGGGCGAAGTCACCATCTCCGGCGCCAAGAACGCTGCCCTGCCGGAAATGTGCGCCGCACTGCTCACCAACGAGCCCGTGCACCTGCACAACGTGCCGCGCCTGCATGACGTGGCCACCATGCGCCGTCTGCTGGACAACATGGGCGTGCAGACCGAGACCCATGGCGAGCGCGGTGGCATGAGTTTTGTCGCCCCTGACAGCCTGAACCCCGAAGCGCCCTATGAGCTGGTCAAGACCATGCGCGCCTCGGTGCTGGCCCTGGGCCCGCTGCTGGCCCGCTTTGGCCACGCCAAGGTCTCGCTGCCCGGCGGCTGCGCCATCGGTTCGCGCCCGGTGGACCAGCACATCAAGGGCTTGCAGGCCATGGGTGCCATCATCACCGTGGAAAACGGCTATATGCACGCCAGTCTGCCCGCAGGCCAGACCCGCCTGAAGGGCGCGCGCATCACCACCGACATGGTGACGGTCACGGGCACCGAAAACTTTCTGATGGCCGCTGCATTGGCCGACGGCGAAACCGTGCTGGAAAACGCCGCCATGGAGCCGGAAATCACCGACCTGGCCGAGATGCTGATCAAGATGGGCGCCAAGATCACGGGCCATGGCACCAGCCACATCGTGATCCAGGGCGTGGACAAGCTGCACGGCTGCACCCACCAGGTGGTGGCCGACCGCATCGAGGCCGGCACCTTTTTGTGTGCCGTGGCCGCTGCCGGTGGCCAGGCGCTGCTGCACCATGCGCGCGCCGATCACCTGGGCGCCGTGATCGACAAGCTCAAGGATGCGGGCGTGCAGGTGGAGCCTGTGGAGGACGGCCTGAAGGTCGCCTCCAACGGCCCGCTCAAGGCCCAGAGCTTTCGCACTACCGAATACCCCGGTTTCCCCACCGATATGCAGGCCCAGTTCATGGCGCTGAACCTGGTGGCCCAGGGCTCCAGCGTGGTGACCGAGACCATTTTTGAAAACCGCTTCATGCATGTCAACGAGATGCTGCGCCTGGGCGCCAACATCACCGTGGACGGCCGCGTGGCTCACCTCGAAGGCGGCAAGCGCCTGACCGGCGCCACCGTGATGGCCACCGATTTGCGCGCCTCGGCCAGCCTGGTCATCGCCGGCCTGGTGGCCGAAGGCGAAACCCTGGTGGACCGCATCTACCACCTGGACCGTGGCTATGACCGCATGGAAGACAAACTGCGCGCCCTGGGCGCCGATATCGAACGGGTGACCCAATGA
- the mlaD gene encoding outer membrane lipid asymmetry maintenance protein MlaD, translating into MQQSKNDVWVGLFVLIGAAALVFLALQSANLLNLNFQKGYGVSARFDNIGGLKPKAAVKSAGVVVGRVEAITFDDQTFQASVSLVMEERYKFPKDSSLKILTSGLLGDQYIGIEAGADEEDLKAGDRITSTQSAVVLENLIGQFLYGKAEQGASTPAAEPAAPAGAAHAIGQ; encoded by the coding sequence ATGCAGCAATCCAAAAATGATGTGTGGGTTGGCTTGTTCGTGCTGATCGGTGCTGCGGCGCTGGTGTTTCTGGCGCTGCAATCGGCCAATTTGTTGAATCTGAATTTTCAAAAAGGCTATGGCGTCTCGGCCCGCTTTGACAATATCGGCGGGCTCAAGCCCAAGGCCGCGGTCAAGAGCGCGGGTGTGGTGGTGGGGCGTGTGGAGGCCATCACCTTTGACGACCAGACCTTTCAGGCCAGCGTGAGTCTGGTGATGGAAGAGCGCTACAAGTTTCCCAAGGACAGCTCGCTGAAGATTCTCACCAGCGGCCTGTTGGGCGATCAGTACATCGGCATCGAAGCCGGGGCTGACGAAGAAGACCTCAAAGCCGGTGATCGCATCACCTCCACCCAATCGGCGGTGGTGCTGGAGAATCTGATCGGCCAGTTCCTCTATGGCAAGGCAGAGCAGGGGGCGTCGACCCCCGCCGCCGAGCCCGCTGCCCCGGCCGGCGCAGCGCATGCAATCGGACAGTAA
- a CDS encoding VacJ family lipoprotein produces MSKQNLSFSWARTGAMAAVAAAALALGGCAATGSNPQDPYESFNRKMQSFNDGVDDAVLKPVATGYKAVTPEPVRLGVGNFFGNLGDLWSLVNHLLQGNGEQAYNHVVRFSTNTVLGLGGLLDIATAMGVDRQKQDFGRTLGAWGIKPGPYLVLPFMGPSTVRDTVALPVDWKGYVLSDMHPISHRNSLLGLKVVDDRARLLQAGDMVDAVALDRYALMRDFYLQSRQNRGSDGRIEDMDAGKLPPEEE; encoded by the coding sequence ATGAGTAAGCAAAACCTTTCTTTTTCCTGGGCGCGCACCGGCGCGATGGCCGCGGTTGCGGCCGCTGCATTGGCCCTGGGTGGCTGCGCCGCCACGGGCAGCAACCCCCAAGACCCTTATGAGTCTTTCAACCGCAAGATGCAGTCGTTCAACGACGGTGTCGATGATGCGGTGCTCAAGCCTGTGGCCACGGGCTACAAGGCCGTAACCCCCGAGCCTGTGCGCCTGGGCGTGGGGAATTTCTTTGGCAACCTGGGTGATCTGTGGTCCCTGGTGAACCATTTGCTGCAGGGCAATGGCGAGCAGGCTTACAACCACGTGGTGCGCTTCTCCACCAACACGGTGCTGGGCCTGGGCGGCTTGTTGGATATCGCCACCGCCATGGGGGTGGACCGCCAGAAGCAGGACTTTGGCCGCACGCTGGGTGCCTGGGGCATCAAGCCCGGGCCTTATCTGGTGCTGCCATTTATGGGCCCCTCCACCGTGCGCGACACCGTGGCCCTGCCCGTGGACTGGAAGGGCTATGTGCTGAGCGATATGCACCCTATCTCTCACCGCAACAGCCTGCTGGGCCTGAAGGTGGTGGACGACCGTGCGCGTCTGCTTCAGGCTGGCGATATGGTGGATGCCGTGGCCCTGGACCGCTATGCGCTGATGCGTGACTTCTACCTGCAATCGCGCCAGAACCGTGGCAGTGACGGCAGGATTGAGGACATGGACGCAGGCAAGCTGCCGCCCGAAGAGGAGTGA
- a CDS encoding PLP-dependent aminotransferase family protein, with amino-acid sequence MESPRSLPLYLQIAEPLAQCIRQGTLARGDKLPSVRALARQHGVAQATVVQALHWLEDAQLITARPRSGFYVAPRPVALPEPSTARPVRRPRAVQPDWLGQRVLGRTQPEGMVSFSSGTPGPDLLNTDRVRRAVARAVQQHRHLLCTYPETSGHAGARRALARYAVGLGCSLDPERIVITAGCMDSVALCLRTVTRPGDVVALESPTHFSFLEVLQALQLRALEIPTHPRHGLSLDALQLALDTQPVKALLMVPTLSNPLGSCMPQAERKRLVQMAAQHGLAVIEDAIYADLAEGDTMRRTLKSYDSTGHVMLCHSFSKTLAPGLRLGWVEAGRWAEPLRRIKDMHAGGQSAVLELALADLITQTGHHAAMRQLRAAIAVRVDQARQVIARHFPQGTRVSDPPGGLLLWLELPRGVDALQLHQACLAEKILVAPGSVFGTAGRFPQGLRIGLGGDWSEQHLPALRRVGELAQQALACRTK; translated from the coding sequence ATGGAATCCCCTCGCTCGCTCCCGCTGTATTTGCAGATTGCCGAACCCCTGGCCCAGTGCATACGCCAGGGCACGCTGGCTCGGGGCGACAAGCTGCCTTCGGTACGCGCGCTGGCGCGCCAGCATGGCGTGGCCCAGGCCACGGTGGTGCAGGCCTTGCACTGGCTGGAAGATGCCCAGCTGATCACGGCCCGCCCGCGCTCGGGCTTTTATGTGGCGCCGCGCCCGGTGGCGCTGCCCGAGCCCAGCACGGCTAGGCCTGTGCGCCGGCCCAGGGCGGTGCAGCCGGACTGGCTGGGCCAGCGTGTGCTGGGGCGCACACAGCCCGAGGGCATGGTGTCGTTCAGCAGCGGCACGCCGGGGCCGGATTTGCTCAACACCGACCGTGTGCGCCGCGCCGTGGCGCGTGCCGTGCAGCAGCACCGCCATCTGCTGTGCACCTATCCCGAAACCAGCGGCCATGCAGGCGCGCGCCGTGCGCTGGCCCGCTATGCCGTGGGCCTGGGTTGCAGCCTGGACCCGGAGCGCATTGTCATCACCGCCGGCTGCATGGACAGCGTGGCCCTGTGTCTGCGTACCGTCACCCGGCCCGGCGATGTGGTGGCCCTGGAGTCGCCCACGCATTTCTCGTTTCTGGAGGTGCTGCAGGCCTTGCAGCTGCGCGCGCTGGAGATTCCCACCCATCCGCGCCATGGACTTTCTCTGGATGCCCTGCAGCTGGCGCTGGACACCCAGCCCGTCAAAGCCTTGCTGATGGTGCCCACGCTGAGCAACCCGCTGGGCAGCTGCATGCCGCAGGCTGAGCGCAAACGCCTGGTGCAGATGGCGGCCCAGCATGGCCTGGCCGTGATCGAAGACGCCATCTATGCCGACCTGGCCGAGGGCGACACCATGCGCCGTACCCTCAAGTCCTATGACAGCACCGGCCATGTGATGCTGTGCCATTCCTTTTCCAAAACCCTGGCCCCGGGCCTGCGCCTGGGCTGGGTGGAGGCCGGACGCTGGGCCGAACCCCTGCGCCGCATCAAGGACATGCATGCCGGCGGCCAGTCTGCGGTGCTGGAGCTGGCCTTGGCCGACCTCATCACCCAGACCGGCCACCACGCGGCCATGCGCCAGTTGCGCGCAGCGATTGCGGTGCGGGTGGACCAGGCGCGCCAGGTGATTGCCCGCCATTTCCCGCAGGGCACGCGGGTCAGTGATCCACCGGGCGGCCTGCTGCTGTGGCTGGAGCTGCCGCGCGGTGTGGATGCTTTGCAGCTGCACCAGGCCTGCCTGGCCGAGAAGATTTTGGTGGCGCCCGGCTCGGTGTTTGGCACGGCAGGGCGTTTTCCCCAGGGCCTGCGCATAGGCCTGGGCGGTGACTGGAGCGAGCAGCACCTGCCGGCGCTGCGCCGCGTGGGCGAGCTGGCGCAGCAGGCCCTGGCTTGTCGCACGAAATAA
- a CDS encoding phospholipid-binding protein MlaC, whose product MINRRTSVQSLVALAAAACIPLAVQAADEAPDALIKRLSTDVLETIKADPALRSGDMAKITALVDQVVLPNVNFRRMTSAAVGPKWRQATPAQQERLQTEFKKLLMRTYAGALAQVTDQTVVVKPLRMAAGDTDVLVRTEVRGKGEPVALDFRLEKKPEGWKVYNFNVLGVWLVETYRTQFAEELNKNGVDGLINTLASRSTMPAKAGQ is encoded by the coding sequence ATGATCAACCGCCGTACTTCCGTGCAATCCCTGGTGGCCTTGGCTGCTGCCGCCTGCATTCCCCTGGCTGTCCAGGCCGCCGACGAGGCGCCGGATGCGCTGATCAAGCGCCTGTCGACCGATGTGCTGGAAACCATCAAGGCCGACCCCGCTCTGCGTTCCGGCGACATGGCCAAGATCACCGCCTTGGTGGACCAGGTAGTGCTGCCGAATGTGAACTTCCGCCGCATGACCTCGGCGGCCGTGGGCCCCAAGTGGCGCCAGGCCACACCGGCGCAGCAAGAGCGCTTGCAAACCGAGTTCAAGAAGCTGTTGATGCGCACCTATGCCGGTGCCCTGGCCCAGGTGACGGACCAGACCGTGGTCGTCAAGCCGCTGCGCATGGCCGCAGGCGATACCGATGTGCTGGTGCGCACCGAAGTTCGTGGCAAGGGCGAGCCGGTGGCCCTGGACTTCCGCCTCGAGAAAAAGCCCGAGGGCTGGAAGGTCTACAACTTCAATGTGTTGGGCGTGTGGCTGGTGGAAACCTATCGCACCCAGTTCGCTGAAGAGCTGAACAAAAACGGTGTCGACGGCCTGATCAACACCCTGGCCAGCCGCAGCACCATGCCGGCCAAGGCTGGCCAATGA
- a CDS encoding lipid asymmetry maintenance protein MlaB: MSQIALPAQLDGDQAAALLPQLRRQIEAQASAPVVLDAAAIQRFDSATLALLLECRRLTQSRQQVLELRNLPAGMLSMAHVYGVDGLLGLPVSAAADELA, encoded by the coding sequence ATGAGCCAGATCGCCCTGCCGGCCCAGCTGGATGGCGACCAGGCAGCCGCGCTGCTGCCGCAGCTGCGTCGCCAGATCGAAGCCCAGGCCTCAGCGCCTGTGGTGCTGGATGCCGCAGCCATACAGCGTTTTGACTCGGCCACGCTGGCGCTGCTGCTGGAATGCCGGCGCCTGACGCAAAGCCGTCAGCAGGTGCTGGAGTTGCGCAATCTGCCGGCCGGCATGTTGTCCATGGCCCATGTTTACGGCGTCGATGGCTTGCTCGGGCTGCCGGTGAGCGCCGCGGCCGACGAGCTGGCCTGA
- a CDS encoding ABC transporter permease → MQGWQSLFYKEILRFWKVSFQTVAAPVLTAVLYLLIFGHVLDGHIKVYGSLSYTAFLVPGLVMMSVLQNAFANSSSSLVQSKIMGSVVFILLTPLSHWAWFVAFVGASVVRGLVVGLGVYIVTLFFTPAVAVAPLWIIAFAFLGAALLGTLGLIAGLWADKFDQMAAFQNFLIMPMTFLSGVFYSIHSLPPFWQQVSHFNPFFYMIDGFRYGFFGLSDASPWTSLAIVGGAWLLVSALAVHLLRTGYKIRG, encoded by the coding sequence ATGCAAGGCTGGCAGTCCCTGTTCTACAAAGAAATCCTGCGCTTCTGGAAGGTGAGCTTCCAGACCGTGGCCGCGCCCGTGCTCACGGCCGTGCTGTATCTGCTGATCTTCGGCCATGTGCTGGACGGCCATATCAAGGTCTACGGCAGCCTCAGCTACACCGCCTTTCTGGTGCCCGGCCTGGTGATGATGAGCGTGCTGCAAAACGCTTTTGCCAACAGCTCCTCCAGCCTGGTGCAAAGCAAGATCATGGGCAGCGTGGTGTTCATCTTGCTCACGCCGCTGTCGCACTGGGCCTGGTTTGTGGCCTTTGTGGGCGCCTCGGTGGTGCGTGGCCTGGTGGTGGGCCTGGGGGTCTATATCGTCACCCTGTTCTTCACACCGGCCGTGGCTGTGGCGCCGCTGTGGATCATCGCCTTCGCCTTTCTGGGCGCGGCGCTGTTGGGCACGCTGGGCCTGATTGCCGGACTGTGGGCCGACAAGTTCGACCAGATGGCGGCCTTTCAGAACTTTTTGATCATGCCCATGACGTTTCTGTCGGGTGTGTTCTATTCCATCCATTCGCTGCCGCCGTTCTGGCAGCAGGTCAGCCATTTCAATCCCTTCTTCTACATGATCGATGGCTTTCGCTACGGCTTCTTCGGCCTGAGCGATGCGTCCCCCTGGACCAGCCTGGCCATCGTGGGCGGTGCCTGGCTGCTGGTCAGTGCCCTGGCCGTGCACCTGCTGCGCACGGGCTACAAAATTAGAGGCTAA
- a CDS encoding ABC transporter ATP-binding protein: MSAVSFQSVSKTYRTPKGAFQALQEVSLDIGEGEFFGLLGPNGAGKTTLISILAGLTRATTGRVRVQGHDVQADFAAARRALGVVPQELVFDPFFNVRETLRLQSGYFGVRNNDAWIDELLENLGLADKATANMRQLSGGMKRRVLVAQALVHKPPIIVLDEPTAGVDVELRQTLWHFIAQLNKQGHTVLLTTHYLEEAEALCNRIAMLKNGQIVALDDTSNLLKTASANVLQFKTDQALPAQLLPVARVTGRVVQLPAQGPNDIEAYLAALRQAGVAMEDMEIRRADLEDVFLQVMKGAA; this comes from the coding sequence ATGTCTGCCGTCTCATTTCAATCCGTCTCCAAGACCTACCGCACGCCCAAAGGGGCGTTTCAGGCCCTGCAAGAGGTCAGCCTGGACATTGGCGAAGGCGAATTCTTCGGTCTGCTCGGGCCTAACGGCGCGGGAAAGACCACTTTGATCAGCATTCTCGCGGGCCTGACCCGGGCTACCACGGGCCGGGTGCGCGTACAGGGCCACGACGTGCAGGCCGACTTTGCTGCCGCACGCCGTGCGCTGGGCGTGGTGCCGCAGGAGCTGGTGTTTGACCCCTTCTTCAATGTGCGCGAGACCTTGCGGCTGCAGTCCGGCTACTTCGGTGTCAGAAACAACGACGCCTGGATTGACGAACTGCTGGAGAACCTGGGTCTGGCCGACAAGGCCACGGCTAATATGCGCCAGCTCTCGGGCGGCATGAAGCGCCGTGTGCTGGTGGCCCAGGCCCTGGTGCACAAGCCCCCCATCATCGTGCTGGACGAGCCCACGGCCGGCGTGGACGTGGAACTGCGCCAGACGCTGTGGCATTTCATTGCCCAGCTCAACAAGCAGGGCCACACGGTGCTGCTGACCACCCATTACCTGGAAGAGGCCGAGGCGCTGTGCAACCGCATCGCCATGCTCAAAAACGGCCAGATCGTGGCGCTGGACGACACCTCCAATCTGCTGAAAACCGCTTCGGCCAATGTGCTGCAGTTCAAGACCGACCAGGCCTTGCCCGCGCAACTGCTGCCGGTGGCACGTGTCACCGGCCGCGTGGTGCAGCTGCCGGCCCAGGGGCCGAACGACATCGAGGCCTATCTGGCCGCGCTGCGCCAAGCCGGCGTGGCCATGGAAGACATGGAAATCCGCCGTGCCGACCTGGAAGACGTGTTTTTGCAAGTGATGAAGGGGGCCGCCTGA
- the hisG gene encoding ATP phosphoribosyltransferase → MTAAAPVTIALSKGRIFEETVPLLAAAGIVVTEDVEKSRKLIFDTNQANVRVVLVRASDVPVYVQYGGADLGVSGLDSLIEHGGQGLYQPLDLQIAKCRVSVAVRNGFDYALAVKQGARLRIATKYPEIARNFFAQKGVHVDMVKLYGSMELAPLIGMADAIVDLVSTGNTLKANDLVEVEPIMDISSRLVVNQASLKLKQAPLRHIIDAFTQAVAAKNN, encoded by the coding sequence ATGACCGCTGCCGCACCCGTGACCATCGCCCTGTCCAAGGGCCGTATCTTTGAAGAAACCGTGCCCCTGCTGGCTGCTGCCGGCATTGTGGTGACCGAGGATGTGGAAAAGTCGCGCAAGCTGATTTTCGACACCAACCAGGCCAATGTGCGCGTGGTGCTGGTGCGCGCCTCCGACGTGCCGGTGTATGTGCAGTATGGCGGTGCCGACCTGGGCGTGTCCGGTCTGGATTCGCTGATCGAGCATGGCGGCCAGGGCCTGTACCAGCCGCTGGATCTGCAGATCGCCAAATGCCGCGTCAGCGTGGCCGTGCGCAACGGCTTTGACTATGCACTGGCCGTCAAGCAGGGGGCGCGTCTGCGCATTGCCACCAAGTACCCCGAGATTGCCCGCAACTTCTTTGCCCAGAAGGGCGTGCACGTGGACATGGTCAAGCTCTACGGCTCCATGGAGCTGGCGCCGCTGATTGGCATGGCCGACGCCATCGTCGACCTGGTCTCCACCGGCAACACGCTCAAGGCCAATGACCTGGTCGAGGTCGAGCCCATCATGGACATCAGCTCGCGCCTGGTGGTCAACCAGGCCTCGCTCAAGCTCAAGCAGGCTCCGCTGCGCCACATCATCGATGCATTCACGCAGGCGGTTGCCGCCAAAAACAACTGA
- a CDS encoding BolA family protein, whose amino-acid sequence MTADQLKDIISAGLACEHIALEGDGRHWFATIVSAAFEGQRLLGRQRLVYATLGNRMATDEVHALSMKTYTPEEWAKQAGQ is encoded by the coding sequence ATGACTGCAGACCAACTCAAAGACATCATCAGCGCCGGCCTGGCCTGCGAGCACATTGCACTCGAGGGCGATGGCCGCCACTGGTTTGCCACCATCGTCTCGGCCGCGTTCGAGGGCCAGCGCCTGCTGGGCCGCCAGCGCCTGGTCTATGCCACGCTGGGCAACCGCATGGCCACCGACGAGGTGCATGCGCTGTCGATGAAAACCTATACCCCTGAAGAATGGGCCAAGCAGGCTGGGCAGTAA
- a CDS encoding PIN domain-containing protein: MNPVFVDTSVLIAAEDVAGGDLHTATLAWLDRLWRSRRGRTGNQALVEFYDQVTMAAVPLPQGDARAAIRRYQTWAPWKTDAATLETAWAVQARHQLAFGDCLAVACAQHSGCDRMLSLHLPHGAEFGGVTVLHPLRQAPPSSEA, from the coding sequence ATGAACCCGGTGTTTGTCGATACCTCGGTGTTGATCGCGGCCGAAGATGTGGCCGGTGGCGATTTGCACACCGCCACACTGGCCTGGCTGGACCGGCTGTGGCGCAGCCGCAGGGGCCGCACCGGCAACCAGGCGCTGGTGGAGTTCTATGACCAGGTGACCATGGCCGCCGTGCCCCTGCCCCAGGGCGATGCGCGCGCCGCCATCCGCCGCTACCAGACCTGGGCGCCCTGGAAAACCGATGCCGCCACGCTGGAAACCGCCTGGGCCGTGCAGGCCCGCCACCAACTGGCCTTTGGCGACTGCCTGGCCGTGGCCTGTGCCCAGCACAGCGGCTGCGACCGCATGCTGAGCCTGCATCTGCCGCATGGCGCCGAGTTTGGTGGCGTCACTGTGCTGCATCCGCTGCGCCAGGCGCCCCCTTCTTCGGAGGCCTGA